AAGGACAGCAGAGGTGAAGGAGGATGGCTTTGCATCCACGACACAGGATTATGGTAGAAATCGAACCAGCATCTGTAATGAGAAACCCCGGATTTTCCATAGCAATTAGGTAGAGCTGTATGGTTTTGAACCATAACATACCTCTGTGTGCGTTATCTGTAAAATATAGGCAattcagataaagaaaaaaagagaaaccatcatttaaaagaatttgttttaaaagaaaaaacagaaaattcaATGAGTTGTTTTGAAAGGATTTACTTTAAAGCTCTAGTTACGCACTCTGTGGAAATGAGGGTCTGAAGAACTGTGCCAAGTCATAAATAGAGACTCCGTGTCCTGCGTTTACCACAGACACGGCATAGCTTATTCTAAGCAAATGACAGATGAGTAGAAAGTATATAGACATTCTGGCAACCGTGACATCCTGTTATAAAGCAGCAGCCACAAGTAGCAATCAGAAGCCTAATATCAATACAAAAATCTTAATAAATGTCACAGCTTTATAACAACAAGAAAGAGTTGCTGCCTTGTCATataaggaagaagggaaaaatgggaaaatatacatGATCAGCTCATTTGTGCAAAAGCACGGAAGAATAAATTACTGAGATTCGGAGTGTGCGGGAACCAGGGAAGAGGCTATGGAACAGGAACAGAAAGGATGAAAGTGTAGTGGTCACTTCTCTGAGTACAACTCCTTGCAGAATTCTGACTTTAGAGTTAGGTCAATGCTTTATGtactcaaaaaataaacaaagtatTACAATATCTTTCAATGGGTGTCAGCAAACAATATCATCGCAAAACAAAAGTGCCGCCACCCCAGGTGAGCCAGGTCCCTCTGGACCAGCCCGCAGGGTATCCTGGGGACGATCCCCAGCCAAACAAGGCAGATTCATTTATCCAAAACCCATACTGGACACGAGCAGGCGCTGGTTACTAGCCCCTGGGGACACAGCTCTGACAACAGACCCAggtccccagccagcctgatggGACCCTGCACTCGTTACAGACCTTAGAGACCCTTGTTTCCTGCAAGTTCCCAGGACCCACATGCCTGTTGTGTATGCAGTTTTGCAGGAGAAATCTTTAagttttaggaaagtctgaaagaaatggaggagggAGGACTTCTGTTAACCACAGATGGGAAGAGTTTCAAAAAATATTGTGCACAAATTCCATATGATTGTGCAAGTATCACACTGCATGGGAATAATTTAAAATCCGTCTCCTGTGCAAGAatggggtgggaggaaagggCTGAGGCCCCTCACTTCCTCCATGTTCGGGCGCTCCAAACACTTTTTGTGGACCTAGAACTGTTTTAAGCGTGTGGCTGTGTGAGCTGAGTGGAGTTAAGCAGGCCCACCTCCATCTCATTTTAAGAACGGAGAGAGGACACCTCCACTCATGAACAGGAAatgaccccccccacacacacacacacacacctgacacCACACAGTCCCGGGCCGCGCCACGTCCTGCCTGAGAACCCTGGGACTCCCCAGCTTTTCTGCTTGAATGCCCAGCCTAGCTTCTTCTGACTCCTCCTGGACCCCGAGCTTCCGCAAGTCCCTAGGGCTCACCTTACAGCAGCGGGACAGTCCCTAATGCGGCTGTGATTGCCTGGGAAGGGGCGAGATCAGCGGCATTGGTCCCCCTCTCCCGCGGGCGCTCTCAGTGCGCCCTTGCGCTGAAAGGGGAGGAAAattgtgtgttgggggggggggggatggagcaAGGAGGAGGACTCCAGGAGGGCCAGTCCCAGGCCAAGGAAAGCGCTGGGAGACCAGACCCTAGTGCAGCTTCGGGTTGCCAGTTTGTGTGGCCTATCTTTCTGTAGGGTTGGGCCAGCAGGAATTGAGCGCCTTTCTCCAGGTGTGCCCCCTCTCCAGGTGTGCCCCCTCTCCAGGTGTGCCCCCTCTCCAGGTGTGCCCCCACTCCAGGTGTGCCCCCTCTCCAGGTGTTCCCCCAATCCAGGTGTGCCCCCAATCCAGGTGTGCCCCCTCTCCAGGTGTGCCCCTCTCCAGGTGTGCCCCTCTCCAGGTGTGCCCCCTCTCCAGGTGTGCCCCTGGTGCCCCAGGGCCTGAGCCCGGACCGCCCTTTGCCTAACAGAGACCCGCGTTTGCCTCACTTGCGAGGAGTTAGAAAGTCTTCTTTGTCCAAAATCTCATTTGATTCTTGCAGTAAGACAGAAGAGAAAGGCAGGGCCGGGGACCTGGGCGCAGGATTTGAACTTAGGGTTTCTGATGCCTAGTCTCTCCCAAGGTGTCTTCCTTCTGTGACTTCACAGACGCGATAGAATTCCACTGTAGAGTGGGGCGCTGCTGTGTTCACCACTTTCGGTTCAATCTGGGATCGCCCACCGCCCCAGCATAGAAGATGAGGACCAAGCTGAGCTGCTGGTGCAGAAAGGCCTGGCGCCAGCTCGCCTGTTCGTGGTCCTCTGCGTGGAAATGCCCTACGTTCCAATTCTCTcccgtggtggggggggaggggtttgtAAATACCCACCTACCAGACCTTTGCCTGAAACTCTGTGAGGaggagaatatatatttttttgaaatccTGGGATGTCTTTTGAGCATTAAAGCCTCTGATTAATTAATgcttgttttacatatttatccTGAGGAAATAATCCAACATGTTGACAAGGATAAAATCACTAAGATGCTCCCTGAGCCTTACAGTGTcagaaaaatagatataatagATATAGTGTAACAGCATAGACACAGTATATTATGGTTCAACCATAACATGGACATTATACAGTATTGCCATTTTAAGATACATGTGTAAAAACTCTAATAAAGGTCTGGACAAGCTTATgctgtaaatttaaaatttataaactcACATCCACTcatatatgcaaaaatatagAGAAGAAGTGCACTGAAATGTTAGCTCTGGATGTatcattgttttctttccaaCTTTTCCTTATTTTCCAAAGTGTGCATGACTTTTATCATCAGAAACAAACTAAATAAATACATGGGTCATCGCAAGATTTCGACATCTCTGAAGACAAAATGATGTCCCTTTCACAGAAAAGGAGGAGTGCTGTTTGGGCAAAACCAGAGTCTGGGCCACCCTGACCTTGCTGAGCTGGACAATCTCAGGAGtcgcttaacctctctgatctAATTCCtcgaaggaaaaagaaaaaaaagaagctggaACTCAGGAAATAGCTTtgatgtaaagattaaatgacagGATGTACAAGAAATCATTGCTTGGCTAAGCCATCCAATTTGCCGAAAGTTTATGTAAAATTTTTTCAGAATTTTTGCACCCACCAGCCCGGGCAGATGAGCCCAGCTTATCTGAGTTTCAGTAAATAATAACACCCATTCTCGCATTGGCCCCAAaggcttattttaaaaacatttgaccTAAAATCCCCAAAAGAATCCTAGTGAGATCtcactttgattttaaaatatttttaaacgaCTTAGATTGTGCTAACTGAGCCGTGTAGCATAAGAAATTACAGCAGTGGACACTTCTTGAAGGTCTCATACAGTTATCACAACCATCCTCTGATGGGCATATTGTTATCTCCAGTTTTAACTAGTCAAAGCTTAGAGAGAAATACTTTGCCCAAAGCCCACAACTTATACATCCAGAGCAAGGCCAGACTAGCTGGCTCCACCTGGGCTGTGATAACCACTGCACCACACGGCCTCCTTTACCGGGTAGCTAACGCTCATCAAAACTCCCCCACCCTGGAGGGCGCCGCATTCACAGTCACCCGCGCACCAAGGCAATTTTAGGGagaatgtggggggaggggacgccGCCGGGACGCGGAGGGCTCGGTGAGTCCCACCTtcgcctcctccccacccactggCCAGGCCGGCTAAGAGCCTggggatcccccccaccccacccccccaaaagaAGCTCCCCTGCCCTTTCTTGGCTCCGGGGTTGACATGTTCCACCTGTGAAGTGGCGGATCCGGCTCTAAGCGAGGCATTTCCACCTCCGTCTAGGCCCGGTGGTCAAGACTCGCTCCTCCCGCGTCCTGCCTCTGCTCCCGGGAAGGAGCccccgccgccggccccgccTTGCGCCCACGAAGGCTCCCGGGGGTCCCTCCAGCCGCGGTGCCCAGCGGTCCCCACCCGAGCTCCTCTGCCACGGGAGCGGAGAGTTAGGCTAGTGCCAGGCCGGAAGGACCAGCTCGGGTTGCCAAGCCAGGGCTCCATCCCCCATCCCTGCGCGTCCTCTAGGAACGTCCCCGTGGACCCCGGGGTGACCTCCGAGGTTCGCGCCGGTACCGTATTTACCGAGATTCGAGCCTCGCGCAGCACCGTCTCTTCCGCTCTCCCGGCCTCTGAGAACCATCGATATGGACCAAGCCTCCCCAGAAAGTGGCTGGGCTTGCAGAGGAATTagaggggcgcgggggggggggggggggacagcgctgggggtgggggtgggggaaggtgccGCTGGGTTAGCACGTGGTTTCCGCGGGAACCAATGGGGGTGGGCAGTCTCGTCACTCGGCCTTGGTCACCGGCCACCGGGATGGCCCCGAGGAGGGCGCAGTCCGTCCGCCCCAGACCGGGGGCctgcggtgccggcagccggcagGCGGGGAGCTCGGGGCGCTGCTTTCCGCGGGGGCCGGGGGCGCGCAGGCCCCGCTGCTCCCGCCTCCGGGATGCTGCAGAACCCCGTCACCTCCACGCCCTTCTCGGTGGATGACATCCTGCGGCTGGAGCGAGAGCAGATCGGCCTCGCGGCCCTGCAGCTCCGCGGGGAGCACTCTCAGTATCTGCGTCTGGTCCCGGACCCGCGCGGGGCGGAGGTTCCCAACCCCGGTAGCCACGGCGACGGAGAGGGATGGCAGGACGGGCCGGAGCCCCCTGGGGATCCCAGTGAGCGGGTCGCAGCCATGGGCGCGGAGCGGGCGGGTGAGTACACCCTCGGGGCTTGGCACCGACGGGGAGGTCAGGAGGGTCGGGATGGGCCCTGACCAGCTGGCCGTGGGCGGACAGGTTCTCCCGGCCTCCCCGGCGACGAGGGCCTGCCTTCTCCCCTTCACTTCAGAGTCCAAAAGGCAGGCCCTGCGCCCCCTCCGATCCCGAAGGGTTCACCTCCCCGAAGGGAAATACGGTCCTGAATCTTAGGGGTTTGCTGTCTCCACAGCGAGTCCTCATAGTCCCACAAACACACCACCCCACTCACAGCCACAGTCCCCGGGACGCCAGCTTCTCTCTGACACCGAAACCGCCGCACCGTCGGCTGTGCAGCTTCCCCTCCCGctttccctcccccgccccgcccccggcctctCCGCCCGAACCCATCTGCCCAGGAGTAGCCGGCAGAGAGCGGGGCGCTCGGGGAAGAGACTGACAGCTGCGGTCGGTCCCAGGCCGGCCCTCCCCAGGCGCCCCTGCGAGGCGGGACTAGCCCAGTCAACCCTGTGCCCGGTTCCTCCACCCAAAAGTGAGAGAGGTGCTGGCCAAACCAGGTCTGAGTTCCTGGGCGTGAAGGGTCCTGCAGGGTTTGGTGGGGATCCCTGCGGGTGTGCGGGGTCTGGGAGCGCGGTAAGGGCAGCGTGGGTCAGGGCAGCCATCGGTAAGGGCAGCGTGGGTCAGGGCAGCCATGGGTCAGGGCAGCGTGGGTAAGGGCAGCCATCGGTAAGGGCAGCGTGGGTCAGGGCAGCCATGGGTCAGGGCAGCGTGGGTAAGGGCAGCGTGGGTCAGGGCAACGTGGGTCAGAGCAGCGTGGGTAAGAGTAGCTTGAGTTTGAGCGGCTTCAAGAAGCCACTCTGCCGAGTCTCCGCGCAGTTTCAGCTCCCGGGCTCCGAAAGCGCAACTGGTGCGCAGACAGCGAGGCCCAGACCCAGTGTCCCGcggcaggaagggcagaggcgGGCGGGACgctgttgcactgactcctgtcACGCGGAAGTCTTGTGCCCGAGGCGCAACATTCCGAGGAAGCAACGCCACCTTCCCTCTCATCCAACCTCTGGCCGGGTCCGCAGCCTCCATGCGGGTCTGGGGGCCCTGAGAGGCGCCTCGTAGGTCGGTCTCCTCTGCTCGCAGTGCCACGGCCCCTCCGTTCCAGGCGCAAACTGGCCCAGTAACTAAAGAGACTATTTCGGAGCTATTCATCCACTTGCAGGCTGCTTTTTTGCCGACCCCAGAGCCGAGAGAACATTAAACTTCGCTCTGTTCGCATAGCAGCCGGCGGTTTTCTGCGGCGAACTCTTAACACGGGATTCCCTCCGCACTGCTCGGCCCACGAGGCGTGCGCTCCGGCTCCAGGGAGAACCGGCCACACTCATCCGGCCACCGCGCTCCCCGCACAGCCCCAGGCACCCGCAGCGCCTTCCTCGCCCTGCAGGAAAGGGACCTCAGGGCGCCCATCCATCCCCAGCTGACCCACCTCGCTTTCACGGACACAGGGCACAGGGCGAGAGAGGTTCCGGACTGGGCCCCGAAGGACCAGGGGAGCTGGGACACCCGGGGTGCCGTGCAAACCCTCGGCCTGCGTGGTCAGTAACTTTCCAAGGGGGTCCTGCTATTTCTGTCCCTGAAGGTCAGTTGTTTTTATTTGGTAACAAAACAAACCCTCGCCAATATTTTCTCTTTGGGAGGAGAGATGTCCTCAGGCTTCTCTGAAGGAAGTTTTCATTTCTGCAGACGGTGAGCACCCAGCAGCCCGCCCGCGGGAGACTGGCCAGCTCGGTTGGTGGGATTTGGAACCCAGTTCCAACCCGCACCAGGTCTCAGGAGGCAGGCCCTGGTCCCTGCTCCAGGAGCTGCCTCTCCTCTGTATCCCTGGTTTCCTCCTGCCTGGGTTTCCACGAAAACTCTGAGTTTCctctccacccacctccccttcGGCAAAAACAGCGCTTAAGCCCAGACAGCAGAGAgatgggaagggcagggaggctgCGTCTAGGCGGCTCCCAGCGCGGCCTCTGCAGCAGCGGAGCTTCGCCCAGTTTCAACGCGCTCAGTTGGCGCCCACTCCGTGTGCCCAGGCCGGGGCGCTGCCCAGGAGGGAGAAGAAGCGGGGCAAAGCCACCCACTTGCCACAGACCCTGCAGGAGAAAGAGgccgcttaaaaaaaaaaaagtcagatgtGGATCTCAACTTTACACATACCTCCAAGAGAACCTCAGTTTCTCAGCCAACAGTCGAGAGTCGGAAaataagttgttttattttgttaatttggaTAATGGAACCTTGCGTCCAAGAAACATGAGGAGGTCCCCAGTGCCGGTGGAGCACCTGATGACCAAGATGACAGGGGTGTGTgccagggtggggtggaggtggcaggCACCGGAGGCTCCAGTTTGGAGCAGGGTGGACAACCAGATGAGGGGAGCCTCTGGCAGGCATGTCGCCGAGTCTcggtgtctctccccctccccccctcccatccccttcctctctctttccaccAAGGCTTGTCCAAAGTCAGCCTATCTCTGATAAGTCCCTTCCTTATTCACTCTCGATTCTTGCAGCAAAGTTCCTCAAACTCAGCCACACTTTAGAATAGAAATCGCAGCAAGCCGCCTttaccccgcccccgcccccaccaccaccaccaacaacaataaataaataaatagacattCTAAAAGGAAGTGAAGCTGTCTTAGACAGTCTACCTTTTGGGAAACGGCTGTACACCTGGGACCACAGATTGTCCCCGGGCTACCCGGGGAGAGGGGCGTCCCTTGAAAACCGTGCAAGCATTGCTGGCGTGGGCCTCGGGCTGGCGCTGACGGGGTTCCTTCCTGTGCTTTCAGAGCCCGGCCTCCGCGCGGCCTCGCCCCTCCGCGGCGGGACCCGGCGGCCagagcgcggcggcggcggcagcgacGGGGCGCGCGGTGCGGGCGCGGAGCAGCCGAGggcgcggcagcggcggcggccgcgCGTGCTCTTCTCGCAGGCGCAGGTGCTGGCGCTGGAGCGGCGCTTCAAGCAGCAGCGGTACCTGTCGGCGCCGGAGCGCGAGCACCTGGCCAGCGCGCTGCAGCTCACGTCCACGCAGGTCAAGATCTGGTTCCAGAACCGGCGCTACAAGTGCAAGAGGCAGCGCCAGGACAAGTCCCTGGAGCTGGCGGGCCACCCCCTGGCGCCGCGCCGGGTAGCGGTGCCGGTGCTGGTGCGGGACGGCAAGCCCTGCCTGGGCCCCGGCGCGCCCGCCTTCCCGGGTCCCTACGGCGCCGGCGCCGCGCCCTATTCCTGCTACAGCGGCTACGCGGGCGCGCCCTACGTGGCGGGCTACGGCGGGGGCTACGCGGGCGCGCCCCCggggcccgccccgcccgcgcccctgGCCGGCGTGGGCCTCGGCGGGGGTGGCCAGAGCAGCAGCGCGCAGGGCCCTCTGCCCGCCACGCTGCAGGGGGTGCCGGCCTGGTGAGGCGCCCGCGCTCAGACACACCCACCCAGGCCGGGCGCTCCGTCCAGCCGTCCGCCAACGGGTCTCAGCAGGAAGATGGGCCGCCGCCCTGGAGGGAAGAGGCCACCCGCAtggcgctccccccccccccccccccgagagagATCTTGCGACTGTGGATCGCCCCGGGGAGCCTCGGGCTGAAGGCCCTGGGAGCGTTTTTCCCCCTCAGAGACGACAGGACGCGGGCCTTCGCCAGCCGCCGGCGAGCAGCGCTGGGCGGAGGAGGAAAGCAAGGGTGGGAGGCAGTTTCGGGCCGCAGGGCCGAGCTAAGGAAGCTGTCGTCCGGTCTCAAACTTAGGGGGCTGGGAGGTTGCTTGTGCGCTGCAGCCTGGGCATTCGGGGGGCCTGGGTCCTCCAGCGAAGGGCGACAGGTGGgggaagaatgagaaagagagtcgagtgagggaaggggagtggggagccAGCCAGGAAAAGGAGGATCCAGGGGATCAGGAAGAGGCTCCTGTAGGATTTAAGCCCctacccctccccaccaccccacgCCCAGCTACGCTCTGAGAGATTCGGATTAATTCAGGGAGTGCTCTTTGCTGGGGCCAGGATTGCTCTCTTCGAAGCATCCTCTGACTCTTCCCTCCGTGTCAGTGCATTTCTCTCTTGTATACAGCTCAGCATTTTGAGGAAATACATGAAATAGATTTGTGTTCGCGTGCGTGTAAGCCATTAGCATCTATCCATCTCTCAGTCACCTCTGAACAACTTCgaattaaagtaaaaatgaaaccCCCAAGTCCTGAGTCCTCAGTACGTGCAGACCCCCTGGGGACCAAACTGGATTTGGCCCTGGTGCCAGGTGCCCTGAGGTCCCCCTCCACCGCCTCGTCCTCTGCAGGTTTTCTTCCCAAGCAACAGGTTTCCAAGTTCCAGTGGGGAAGGCGGCTCCACTTGGCCTTGAGTCCTAACAGGAGGGGTAGGGAGCCTGAACTTTCGGGGGAAAGTCTGGCTCCCCGGACCCAGCCCTGTCTGAAGTCATGCAAACGAAAGACTAAAAACAAGCTAAATGTGTTCATGGGGACATGTGTCTTTGGCAGGCACTAGTGCGAAAAGCagggtttttaaaataacatatttagtCAATGAAAACTCTGGTTCTTCATCCCCTGGACCACTAACTTGTCAAAAGTTGAAGtgtattatttaataaattctaatgtttaattaaaattcaaCGGCcctgcattttctcatttctgaATGTGCCTGGTTATTTCTACTGACCTGGGAAAGAGAGACTGCTGGGTCCCTTGTAAACTATACCTACTTTACATGGCTTACATCTCTTAAAGTTTCTATgtttaagctaaaaaaaaaaaataataattattcatattttttctttacattttttctcctttttactttCTCTCCTTTCAAGATTACATTTTTCCCAAGATTCTAAAATGCTGCATACAgtattaagtttttttaaaaaaaaatcttttgttgCTCTTTAGGTAAGACTCTTACCCTAGAAATACAGGTCATGGATCCTACTTGGCACAGAGTAGGAAATTAATACATGCATTCCCTCCACACACCCACCCTTTCTCACATAGTAAGGCAGCACAGAAGTGGTGACCAGACCTGTGATGTTGTGACCAGGCCTCCACACTCCCTCCACCACCATTGCCCACATGGAAAAAAGCAGGGAGGAGGAGCCATGGCTGTGCTCAAGGCTATGAGTGATGGAGAAAGAGGCTTAGTCCAGTCATCAGTAACTCAGTCAACACTGAACATTTCTGCTAGGGACACAAGAGAAAACAAGATTTGGCTGCCGCCCTCAAGGAATCTATTATCTAATTGGATACCAGAGACTGACATGAGAAAGGTATCTAAAAATACTAGGTGGTATATGCTGCCTGTCAAAAAGGACAGACAATAAGCtctctagaaagaaagaaaacctgggGGAGCTGGGGTGTTCAGAGAAGGTGCTTAGAGGGCGGGAAGAGGGGTAAGCCTGGTGATTAGGGTGGGAATGGCACTATTTCCTAGAGGAGTTCTGGGGAAGGTCTAGCACTTAGGATGGagaaaagttgttttttaaatatatttttattgatttcagagaggaaggagagggagaaaaatcaatgatgagagagaaccactgaccagctgcctcctgcacacacaccccgcccccaaCTGGGGGTCGAGcgtgcaatctgggcatgtgcccggaatcgaacccgcgacccttcagtccacaggcacacactctatccactgaactgaACAGGCTAGGGCTAAATGGGCACATGCTGCAGCCAGAGTGTATTTTATGGTAATTTGAATACAACTCAAGgctaactctttttttctttttaaatattttattaattttttacagagaggaagggagagggatagagagtcagaaacaaacatcaatgagagagaaacattgatcagctgcctcctgcacactccctactggggatgtgcccgtaaccaaggtacatgcccttgaccggaatcaaacctgggacccttgagtccgcaggctgatgctctatccactgagccaaactggccagggcaaggctaACTCTTGGGAATTTGTAAATTTAGTTGACTGAAGAGAATGGGTGAGGTTGGGGTTGttggttttatatatatgtatataaatacccATGATCACTTTAAATGTTCCATTGGCCTGCgacattgtttctctctccagaTTACTGTAGCATCCATATTTGATggtctaaacaaaacaaaaacaaataaacctgTAACAAGCCTTGCCCATGTGCACTCCATGTGGATTTTTCTTGAGGGAAGTTTGAGATTCGCgggacaaaaggaaagaaaaaagaaggaaaactctCTTCTTCGCGTCTCCCCCCTTTCTGCCTGTCAGGATCACTTTGAAATGcattccctctccccactcccaagcccacccccagctgcccatcTTCCGTCCTGTAATCTCTCCTTTGCACTGAAAGCTGcccctttttgtgtgtgtctcaTCGACCACAGCTTATCCGAAGCACGGCTTTCACCAGGCTCTGTAAGCCATCAGCCTCTTATCTGCATCGTTCAGTCCCATCACTCCAGTCACCTCTTAATGTTCACAAGTTCCCCAAATGGGAAGTAATTGAcctctaaacaaaacaaaaaaagctctCAGAGAGATAGCAGAGGTTCCTTTTCTGACTGTCCCAGGGCTAGGGGTCTCACCTAGGCCAGGTGGATAAGTCAATAAAATTGCAGACTTCTTGGCTCCCTgtccttcctccacccccacccccacgccccagcCCCGTTAAGCCAGCCCCATCTCGATACCATCTGCAAATCAGATGGAGCACAAGCCCAGCTCTAGGTTTCAGACTTGCCAGAGatttctggtatttattttttgtaattttatcatCGTAATGATGTAACTTTGGGGGGACAcacttaaatcttttaaaattccatttgaaAAGTGTTTACAACCCTGGGTTTACACCAGCTCTTTATTATATCAGCCCAGTAGCTTgccctttttcctttttacaaaaCAAGGGAACTCCCAGGCAGAAAAGCCGTGTCCCGGCCTATCTCCTTCCCTTAAAGAGGCCTCTTAAGAGCGATGGAAGGTGGTGAAGGAATACTGAGTTAGGAGCCTGGGACCTCGTTCTAGCCAGGTTCCACTAGTGGCATGcgatgtgaccttgagcaagactTGTAACCTCCCCGGGTTTCAATTCTTGACTTATAAAATCGAGGAGGTGGATCTCTAGGCtattatcctaatttttaaaaaatatgtttttattgatttcagagagaagaagggagagggaaagagagatagaaacatcaatgatgagagagaatcgtcaatcagctgccccccacATGCCTCCcacttggggatcgagcccacagcccaggcatgtgccctgaccggaatccaactgtgacctcctggttcatagacaaccaccgagccacactggccaggctattatCCTAATTTTTTGCTGACTCCCTGTTGATTTCAGatgccttcattttttaaaaaaattattaaatagatTATATATCCACAGGACTACATTAAACATATGTAAGGTTTAAAGTATAATGGTAAAGTAAACATTCCTGTAACCCCCTCTCAAGGCCAGAAACGGGGGTGCAGCCtccagcagccccctccccatgCTCTTCCCAGAATGCAAaccccttttctcttccttccacccAAAAGATACCAGCTATTCCGACTTCTGAAATAGTCATTTATAGGCTTCTTTTCATGAATTTACTCCCTTGAACACATCCTCCAATGATATGGTCTAACTTTGCCTGATGGTGAATGTTACATAAATAGAATCTTACCGCATGTAT
The sequence above is a segment of the Myotis daubentonii chromosome 5, mMyoDau2.1, whole genome shotgun sequence genome. Coding sequences within it:
- the NKX2-6 gene encoding homeobox protein Nkx-2.6 produces the protein MLQNPVTSTPFSVDDILRLEREQIGLAALQLRGEHSQYLRLVPDPRGAEVPNPGSHGDGEGWQDGPEPPGDPSERVAAMGAERAGEPKPGLRAASPLRGGTRRPERGGGGSDGARGAGAEQPRARQRRRPRVLFSQAQVLALERRFKQQRYLSAPEREHLASALQLTSTQVKIWFQNRRYKCKRQRQDKSLELAGHPLAPRRVAVPVLVRDGKPCLGPGAPAFPGPYGAGAAPYSCYSGYAGAPYVAGYGGGYAGAPPGPAPPAPLAGVGLGGGGQSSSAQGPLPATLQGVPAW